The DNA window CTGCCCCTGCTTCAGCTGACCGTAGATGGGGCCCGAGGGAATGCCTAGGGCCTGGGCGCGTTTGACGTCGAAGTGGCCGGGGCGATCGCGCTCCTCAATGCGATAGCCGTAGGCGGGCACCCGGTGCTCTAGCAGGTCGCAGGTCACCCGAAAGTCGTCATCCTCAAACACCAAGCCCGGCTCCACGGCGTGGATTTTGATCGGCAGCGAAAAGTGGGTTTGGGAATAGCGGCGGCTGGCCTGCAGGTAGTCATTGAGGGGTTTGGGGCCATAGATATCGATGCGCTGCTGCCGATTGCCCGCCAGGCCACAGCTGGCTAGCAGCCCCATTAGGCCAAAAATGTGGTCGCCGTGCATGTGGGTAATAAAGATGCGGCGAATCTGGCTCGACTTAAACTCGCTGCGCAAAAACTGGTGCTGGGTGCCTTCGCCACAGTCAAACAGCCACACCTCGGCCCGCTGGGGCAGCCGCAGGGCCACACTCGACACATTGCGGGCGCGGGTTGGCACGCCAGAACTGGTACCCAAAAATGTAATCTGCAAAGAAATCGCCTCTGGGAAACGCGAGGAGCTAGGAGGGCAAGCCCATAGCCCCAGCTTACCCACCTATCTTGCCACGACCCAGAGCCAATGGCCGGAGCCAACGGTATGAAACTAAAGCCGCAGAGTATTATCGACACAGGGGGGCATCCCTGCCCAAGGCCACAAACCAAAGCCGCAGCGATGAGGAAACACCAATGATTTCAATGACCTATTTGCTGACGGCGATGCTGACGGGGCTGGGTCTGGTGGCCACGATTCCCGCTATGCAGGCGGCTCCGCCGAGCATGCACTACGCCTGGCAGGTCTTAGGCATCGATACTGCCCAGTGTCTGAGCCAGGCTCGACAAGCGCTAGAATCTCAGGGATTAGAGCCGGTGCAAAACGATGCCACCAGCGTGGCGGGGCGCTCTGAGACGGCAACGGCGATGTTTGTGTGTGTCGAGAACCCACCAGCCACTACCACGGTGATGGTAGTGGTAGCCAGTGACAGCGACGAACAGGCGCTGGCCCTGCGTGAAGCGCTGAAGCAAGCGTTCTAGGTCATGCGCATTGTCGCCTACTACTACCGAGAAATTGAGGCCCCAACCGCTCCCTTCCTTGAGACTCTAGGGGCAGAGATGCTGGCATCGGTGGAACGGGTATACACCGATGTAGCATTGCCGACGGAGCTAGAGTATCGGCCAGAGCGCGATCGCCTGCTGGCTGACCTGCAAGCTAATCCCGCCGATCGGGTTTTGGTGGACAACCTTGCTGCCCTGGGCAACAATCCCGAAGATATTTGCCACTGGGTGCAGGCACTGGCCTCTGCTGGGGCTGAAGTGGTCACTCTAACCGATGATGCCGTTGATTTAGACAGCATCTTGCAGGGGGCCAACTTGGCTAGCGATCAGCGCCGCCGCCGCCTGCGCGAGGGTCATGCCCGCAGCCGCCTACAGGCGCTACCGCCCCCGGGCAAGCCGCCCTACGGCTACCGTCGGGGACAGGGCCGTTACCTGATCGATCGCGCCACGGCTCCGGTAGTCACCGCCTTTGTCAACGAATTCTTGCTCTACGGCTCGCTGCGGGGGGCAGTGCGGTTCATCGAGGGCAAGCTGGGCAAGCGAATTTCGGTGTCTACCGGGCGGCGCTGGCTCACCCACCCGGTGTATCGGGGCGACCTGCAATACCAGGATGGCAATGTCCTGCGCGACACTCACGCCGCTATTATCAGCCGCGAAGAGGCGGCCCAGATCGATCGCCTGCTGCGCCGCAACCGCCCCCTGCCGCCGCGCACCGCTGGGGCACCGCGATCGCTAGCCGGCCTCGTCACCTGTCAATCATGCGGTCAACCTCTGACCATTTCAAAAACCGCTCCCCGGGGCCAGGCCAAAAGCTATCTTTACCTGCGATCTAGCGGCTGCCCTAAAGCTCCCCGCTGCCCCGCCATTCCCTACGACGACGCCCTGCATCGCATCGTGAATCAGATCTGTCAGGAGTTGCCCCCGGCGGTGGCCCAATTCACGGCCAGAATTCCCCCCGGTGCTCCCGCCCCCGGCACCAGTTTGCAGGGTGCGATCGCTGCTAAGGAAGCCGCGATCGCCCAGCTACCCACCCTAGAAGAATCTGGCGTTCTGGACGCTGAAACTGCTGCTTTACGCCGCTACAAGCTAAGGGGCGAAATTTCCACTCTGCACCAGCAGCTTGCTCAGCTACCCCCCGTCAACTTGCAAGAGCTGTCCCAGT is part of the Leptolyngbya subtilissima AS-A7 genome and encodes:
- a CDS encoding ribonuclease Z, which gives rise to MQITFLGTSSGVPTRARNVSSVALRLPQRAEVWLFDCGEGTQHQFLRSEFKSSQIRRIFITHMHGDHIFGLMGLLASCGLAGNRQQRIDIYGPKPLNDYLQASRRYSQTHFSLPIKIHAVEPGLVFEDDDFRVTCDLLEHRVPAYGYRIEERDRPGHFDVKRAQALGIPSGPIYGQLKQGQRVKLDDGRTINGADLCGPDLVGRKLVYCTDTIYCDRAVTLATQADVLIHEATFSHRDADLAYQRLHSTSTMAAQVALSAQAKQLIMTHFSPRYAPGNDIQLPDLLAEARAIFPNTNLAHDFLVYDIPRHDEKVLASSSV
- a CDS encoding recombinase family protein gives rise to the protein MRIVAYYYREIEAPTAPFLETLGAEMLASVERVYTDVALPTELEYRPERDRLLADLQANPADRVLVDNLAALGNNPEDICHWVQALASAGAEVVTLTDDAVDLDSILQGANLASDQRRRRLREGHARSRLQALPPPGKPPYGYRRGQGRYLIDRATAPVVTAFVNEFLLYGSLRGAVRFIEGKLGKRISVSTGRRWLTHPVYRGDLQYQDGNVLRDTHAAIISREEAAQIDRLLRRNRPLPPRTAGAPRSLAGLVTCQSCGQPLTISKTAPRGQAKSYLYLRSSGCPKAPRCPAIPYDDALHRIVNQICQELPPAVAQFTARIPPGAPAPGTSLQGAIAAKEAAIAQLPTLEESGVLDAETAALRRYKLRGEISTLHQQLAQLPPVNLQELSQSVSIPQFWLDLSEAERRFFFREFIRNIQIVRQGKDWWIELVLVF